A single genomic interval of Amycolatopsis albispora harbors:
- a CDS encoding ABC transporter permease, which yields MSKAEKLAEANDAVDHGVHTDPAALQELSDAASAEPTEVGADGAVAGYRAGRTLRLGVELRRQLKRRRTQLVLGLVALLPFILVIAFEIGEANPNRRSGGFVDLATASAPNFVVLALFVSGTFLLPMIVALFFGDTIASEASWSSLKYLLAIPVPRHRVLRQKAIVSALLSAIALVLLPLVSLLVGVVWYGAGDAISPTGDAVTFADSLLALGMAIVYIVIQLAWVAGLALLLSVLTDAPLGAVGGAVLVAIVSQILDQITALEDLRNYLPTHYSFAWIDLISTDIDWSNMASGALSSVLFGTVFGLLAARRFATKDITS from the coding sequence ATGAGCAAGGCGGAGAAACTGGCCGAGGCCAATGACGCGGTCGACCACGGCGTGCACACCGATCCGGCCGCGCTGCAGGAGCTGTCCGACGCGGCCAGCGCCGAACCCACCGAGGTGGGCGCGGACGGTGCCGTCGCGGGTTACCGCGCCGGGCGCACCCTGCGGCTCGGCGTGGAACTGCGGCGCCAGCTCAAGCGGCGGCGCACGCAGCTGGTGCTCGGCCTGGTCGCGCTGCTGCCGTTCATCCTGGTGATCGCCTTCGAGATCGGCGAGGCGAACCCGAACCGGCGCTCGGGCGGGTTCGTCGACCTGGCCACCGCGAGCGCGCCGAACTTCGTGGTGCTGGCGTTGTTCGTCTCGGGCACGTTCCTGCTGCCGATGATCGTGGCGTTGTTCTTCGGCGACACCATCGCCAGCGAGGCGTCCTGGTCGAGCCTGAAGTACCTGCTCGCCATCCCGGTGCCGCGGCACCGGGTGCTGCGGCAGAAGGCGATCGTCTCGGCACTGCTCTCGGCGATCGCGCTGGTGCTGCTGCCGCTGGTGTCGTTGCTGGTCGGCGTGGTCTGGTACGGGGCGGGTGACGCGATCAGCCCGACCGGCGACGCGGTCACCTTCGCCGACAGCCTGCTCGCGCTGGGCATGGCGATCGTCTACATCGTGATCCAGCTGGCCTGGGTGGCCGGGCTGGCGCTGCTGCTCAGCGTGCTCACCGACGCGCCGCTGGGCGCGGTCGGCGGCGCGGTGCTGGTGGCGATCGTGTCGCAGATCCTCGACCAGATCACCGCGCTCGAGGACCTGCGGAACTACCTGCCGACGCACTACTCGTTCGCGTGGATCGACCTGATCTCCACGGACATCGACTGGTCGAACATGGCCAGCGGGGCGTTGTCCTCGGTGTTGTTCGGCACGGTGTTCGGCCTGCTGGCGGCGCGCCGGTTCGCCACGAAGGACATCACCAGCTGA